A DNA window from Daucus carota subsp. sativus chromosome 3, DH1 v3.0, whole genome shotgun sequence contains the following coding sequences:
- the LOC108210725 gene encoding 3beta,22alpha-dihydroxysteroid 3-dehydrogenase isoform X1 yields the protein MDSISLLISILVSLSVSLVSLLVFRSTTRRDRRLPPGSLGLPLIGETLQLISAYKTQNPEPFIDDRVAKYGSIFTTHVFGEPTIFCADPETNRFILQNEGRLFVSSYPGSICNLLGKHSLLLMRGNLHKRMHSLTMSFANSTIIKDHLLGDIDRLVRTNLDSWTGRVLLMEEAKKITFELSMKQLMSVDPGEWSRNLMKEYMLMIEGFFSIPIALFSPTYRKAIKARGKVVDALSLVVRERRRESEKGGERKNDMLAALLAGDGGVGFSDEEIVDFLVSLLVAGYETTSTSMTLAVKFLTETPLALAQLKDEHDEIRARKGEVEALEWEDYKSMPFTHCVVNETLRIANIIGGVFRRAMTDVTIKDYTIPKGWKVFASLRAVHLNPEYFKDARTFNPWRWQSNSGEINTANVFTPFGGGPRRCPGYELAKVELAVFLHHLVTRLSWVPAEEDKLVFFPTTRMQKRYPIIIQHQEKPASKV from the exons ATGGACTCCATCTCTCTCCTCATCTCTATCCTCGTCTCTCTCTCcgtctctctcgtctctctcctCGTTTTTCGCTCCACCACGCGCCGTGACCGCCGCTTGCCACCCGGGAGCCTCGGCCTACCTCTTATCGGCGAAACTCTCCAGCTCATTTCCGCTtataaaacccaaaaccctGAACCGTTCATTGACGACCGGGTCGCTAAGTACGGGTCCATTTTTACCACACATGTTTTCGGTGAACCGACGATTTTTTGCGCTGACCCGGAGACGAACCGGTTCATTTTGCAGAATGAAGGGCGGCTTTTCGTGTCGAGTTATCCCGGTTCGATATGTAATTTGTTGGGTAAACACTCGTTGCTTTTGATGAGAGGGAATTTGCATAAGAGAATGCATTCTTTGACCATGAGCTTTGCAAATTCTACTATTATAAAAGATCATTTGTTGGGCGACATAGACCGGTTGGTTCGGACCAATCTTGATTCTTGGACCGGCCGGGTTCTTCTCATGGAGGAAGCCAAGAAG ATCACGTTTGAGTTGTCGATGAAGCAGCTGATGAGCGTTGATCCTGGCGAGTGGAGTCGAAATCTGATGAAGGAGTACATGCTTATGATTGAAGGCTTCTTCTCCATTCCGATCGCCCTCTTCTCTCCCACCTACCGTAAAGCCATTAAG GCCAGAGGGAAGGTGGTTGACGCACTAAGCTTGGTGgtgagagagaggaggagagAGAGTGAGAAAGGAGGGGAGAGGAAGAATGATATGCTGGCAGCACTGCTGGCCGGAGACGGAGGAGTTGGATTCTCCGACGAAGAGATCGTAGATTTCTTGGTGTCTCTCCTGGTGGCTGGTTATGAAACCACTTCTACTAGCATGACTCTGGCTGTTAAGTTCCTCACAGAGACTCCTCTGGCTTTGGCTCAGCTCAAG GATGAACATGACGAGATCCGAGCAAGGAAAGGTGAAGTTGAGGCTTTAGAATGGGAGGACTACAAGTCAATGCCTTTCACCCATTGT gTGGTTAATGAAACTTTGCGAATTGCTAACATAATTGGTGGAGTATTTAGGCGAGCTATGACGGATGTAACCATAAAAG ATTACACTATTCCAAAAGGTTGGAAAGTATTTGCCTCGCTCCGTGCAGTTCATCTCAATCCTGAATACTTCAAAGATGCTAGAACTTTTAATCCTTGGAGGTGGCAG AGCAATTCAGGTGAAATAAACACTGCCAATGTGTTCACTCCTTTCGGAGGAGGCCCAAGGCGTTGCCCCGGGTACGAGCTTGCCAAAGTTGAACTCGCAGTTTTCCTTCATCACCTTGTTACTCGTCTCAG CTGGGTTCCTGCTGAAGAAGATAAGTTGGTATTCTTCCCAACGACAAGAATGCAAAAACGATACCCTATAATCATTCAGCACCAAGAGAAGCCAGCAAGTAAAGTGTAG
- the LOC108210725 gene encoding 3beta,22alpha-dihydroxysteroid 3-dehydrogenase isoform X2 — protein sequence MYMCGDHITFELSMKQLMSVDPGEWSRNLMKEYMLMIEGFFSIPIALFSPTYRKAIKARGKVVDALSLVVRERRRESEKGGERKNDMLAALLAGDGGVGFSDEEIVDFLVSLLVAGYETTSTSMTLAVKFLTETPLALAQLKDEHDEIRARKGEVEALEWEDYKSMPFTHCVVNETLRIANIIGGVFRRAMTDVTIKDYTIPKGWKVFASLRAVHLNPEYFKDARTFNPWRWQSNSGEINTANVFTPFGGGPRRCPGYELAKVELAVFLHHLVTRLSWVPAEEDKLVFFPTTRMQKRYPIIIQHQEKPASKV from the exons ATGTACATGTGTGGTGATCAT ATCACGTTTGAGTTGTCGATGAAGCAGCTGATGAGCGTTGATCCTGGCGAGTGGAGTCGAAATCTGATGAAGGAGTACATGCTTATGATTGAAGGCTTCTTCTCCATTCCGATCGCCCTCTTCTCTCCCACCTACCGTAAAGCCATTAAG GCCAGAGGGAAGGTGGTTGACGCACTAAGCTTGGTGgtgagagagaggaggagagAGAGTGAGAAAGGAGGGGAGAGGAAGAATGATATGCTGGCAGCACTGCTGGCCGGAGACGGAGGAGTTGGATTCTCCGACGAAGAGATCGTAGATTTCTTGGTGTCTCTCCTGGTGGCTGGTTATGAAACCACTTCTACTAGCATGACTCTGGCTGTTAAGTTCCTCACAGAGACTCCTCTGGCTTTGGCTCAGCTCAAG GATGAACATGACGAGATCCGAGCAAGGAAAGGTGAAGTTGAGGCTTTAGAATGGGAGGACTACAAGTCAATGCCTTTCACCCATTGT gTGGTTAATGAAACTTTGCGAATTGCTAACATAATTGGTGGAGTATTTAGGCGAGCTATGACGGATGTAACCATAAAAG ATTACACTATTCCAAAAGGTTGGAAAGTATTTGCCTCGCTCCGTGCAGTTCATCTCAATCCTGAATACTTCAAAGATGCTAGAACTTTTAATCCTTGGAGGTGGCAG AGCAATTCAGGTGAAATAAACACTGCCAATGTGTTCACTCCTTTCGGAGGAGGCCCAAGGCGTTGCCCCGGGTACGAGCTTGCCAAAGTTGAACTCGCAGTTTTCCTTCATCACCTTGTTACTCGTCTCAG CTGGGTTCCTGCTGAAGAAGATAAGTTGGTATTCTTCCCAACGACAAGAATGCAAAAACGATACCCTATAATCATTCAGCACCAAGAGAAGCCAGCAAGTAAAGTGTAG
- the LOC108210725 gene encoding 3beta,22alpha-dihydroxysteroid 3-dehydrogenase isoform X3, with the protein MKQLMSVDPGEWSRNLMKEYMLMIEGFFSIPIALFSPTYRKAIKARGKVVDALSLVVRERRRESEKGGERKNDMLAALLAGDGGVGFSDEEIVDFLVSLLVAGYETTSTSMTLAVKFLTETPLALAQLKDEHDEIRARKGEVEALEWEDYKSMPFTHCVVNETLRIANIIGGVFRRAMTDVTIKDYTIPKGWKVFASLRAVHLNPEYFKDARTFNPWRWQSNSGEINTANVFTPFGGGPRRCPGYELAKVELAVFLHHLVTRLSWVPAEEDKLVFFPTTRMQKRYPIIIQHQEKPASKV; encoded by the exons ATGAAGCAGCTGATGAGCGTTGATCCTGGCGAGTGGAGTCGAAATCTGATGAAGGAGTACATGCTTATGATTGAAGGCTTCTTCTCCATTCCGATCGCCCTCTTCTCTCCCACCTACCGTAAAGCCATTAAG GCCAGAGGGAAGGTGGTTGACGCACTAAGCTTGGTGgtgagagagaggaggagagAGAGTGAGAAAGGAGGGGAGAGGAAGAATGATATGCTGGCAGCACTGCTGGCCGGAGACGGAGGAGTTGGATTCTCCGACGAAGAGATCGTAGATTTCTTGGTGTCTCTCCTGGTGGCTGGTTATGAAACCACTTCTACTAGCATGACTCTGGCTGTTAAGTTCCTCACAGAGACTCCTCTGGCTTTGGCTCAGCTCAAG GATGAACATGACGAGATCCGAGCAAGGAAAGGTGAAGTTGAGGCTTTAGAATGGGAGGACTACAAGTCAATGCCTTTCACCCATTGT gTGGTTAATGAAACTTTGCGAATTGCTAACATAATTGGTGGAGTATTTAGGCGAGCTATGACGGATGTAACCATAAAAG ATTACACTATTCCAAAAGGTTGGAAAGTATTTGCCTCGCTCCGTGCAGTTCATCTCAATCCTGAATACTTCAAAGATGCTAGAACTTTTAATCCTTGGAGGTGGCAG AGCAATTCAGGTGAAATAAACACTGCCAATGTGTTCACTCCTTTCGGAGGAGGCCCAAGGCGTTGCCCCGGGTACGAGCTTGCCAAAGTTGAACTCGCAGTTTTCCTTCATCACCTTGTTACTCGTCTCAG CTGGGTTCCTGCTGAAGAAGATAAGTTGGTATTCTTCCCAACGACAAGAATGCAAAAACGATACCCTATAATCATTCAGCACCAAGAGAAGCCAGCAAGTAAAGTGTAG